A stretch of Bradyrhizobium diazoefficiens DNA encodes these proteins:
- a CDS encoding DUF3775 domain-containing protein: MPELAISADKVAFIIEKAREFDVKEAASDPDSGSNPSDDDEIDVLEDTNSDPVTAELGGFIQALNEDEQLDLVTLMWMGRGDGDAEEWDDLRARAVEARREYKSPRRETVQYLLGEPMLGDLLADGMDELGIDWSDERTTPVA, encoded by the coding sequence ATGCCAGAGCTAGCCATTTCCGCCGACAAGGTCGCCTTCATCATCGAGAAAGCGCGCGAATTCGACGTCAAGGAAGCGGCCTCCGATCCGGATTCGGGCTCCAACCCGTCCGATGACGACGAGATCGACGTGCTCGAAGACACCAATTCCGATCCGGTCACGGCCGAGCTCGGGGGCTTCATCCAGGCGTTGAACGAGGACGAGCAGCTCGACCTCGTCACCCTGATGTGGATGGGTCGCGGCGATGGCGATGCGGAGGAGTGGGACGATCTGCGCGCTCGCGCGGTCGAGGCGCGCAGAGAGTACAAGTCTCCGCGGCGCGAGACGGTGCAATATCTCCTGGGCGAGCCGATGCTCGGCGATCTCCTCGCCGACGGCATGGACGAACTCGGCATCGACTGGTCCGACGAGCGGACCACGCCGGTGGCGTGA
- a CDS encoding GMC family oxidoreductase: MTDTFDFVVVGGGSGGCAVAGRLSEDATTSVALLDAGGRNDNWRITTPFGLALPYKAANWAFDTVPQKGLNGRIGYQPRGKGLGGSSAVNAMVYIRGHKWDYDHWASLGNEGWSYADVLPYFKRSENNFDFDGAYHGKGGPLHVNRLRSDNPIHDVFHQAAREAQFRIREDFNEEDHEGLGSYQVTQHKGERWSAARAYLQPHMDKRANLRVETGAHTTKILFENGRAVGIEYVQGKQTKQLRARREVILAGGAFQSPQLLMLSGIGDGEALGKHGIGVTHHLPGVGRNLQDHPDFVFVYASDYPHFVHASLGRLPSLLRAIQRYRRERRGLMTTNFAECGGFLKTRSDLEISDIQLHFVIAMLDDHGRKKHKEAGFSCHVCLLRPTSRGSVWLKSADPLAAPMIDPNFLGEAEDLEAMVAAFKTTRRLMETPALRALQKKDMFTSDVRTDDDIRAILRERVDTVYHPVGTCKMGTDAMAVVDPTLKVHGVEGLRVVDASIMPTLIGGNTNAPTIMIAEKAADMIKAEMR; this comes from the coding sequence GTGACTGACACATTCGATTTCGTCGTGGTGGGCGGGGGCTCCGGCGGCTGCGCGGTGGCGGGCCGGCTGTCGGAGGATGCGACGACATCCGTAGCCCTGCTCGATGCCGGCGGACGCAACGACAATTGGCGGATCACGACGCCGTTCGGGCTGGCCCTGCCATACAAGGCAGCCAACTGGGCCTTCGATACCGTGCCGCAGAAGGGATTGAACGGCCGCATCGGCTATCAACCGCGCGGCAAGGGCCTCGGCGGCTCCTCCGCGGTCAACGCCATGGTCTACATCCGCGGCCACAAATGGGACTACGACCACTGGGCCTCGCTCGGCAATGAAGGCTGGTCGTATGCCGACGTGCTGCCCTATTTCAAGCGCTCGGAGAACAATTTCGATTTCGACGGCGCGTATCACGGCAAGGGCGGCCCGCTGCATGTCAACAGGCTGCGCTCGGACAATCCGATCCATGACGTCTTCCATCAGGCCGCGCGCGAGGCGCAATTCCGCATCCGCGAGGACTTCAATGAAGAGGATCACGAAGGGCTCGGCAGCTATCAGGTGACGCAGCACAAGGGCGAGCGCTGGAGCGCGGCACGCGCCTATCTGCAGCCCCACATGGACAAGCGCGCCAATCTGCGCGTCGAGACCGGGGCGCATACCACGAAAATCCTGTTCGAAAATGGCCGCGCGGTCGGCATCGAATATGTGCAGGGCAAGCAGACAAAGCAGCTGCGCGCCCGCCGCGAGGTGATCCTTGCCGGCGGCGCCTTCCAGTCACCACAATTGCTGATGCTGTCGGGCATCGGCGATGGCGAGGCGCTTGGCAAGCACGGTATCGGCGTCACGCATCATCTGCCCGGCGTCGGGCGCAATCTGCAGGATCATCCGGATTTCGTGTTCGTCTACGCCTCCGACTATCCGCACTTCGTGCATGCATCGCTTGGCCGGTTGCCATCCCTGCTCCGCGCCATCCAGCGCTACCGCCGGGAGCGGCGCGGCCTGATGACCACCAATTTCGCCGAGTGTGGCGGCTTCCTGAAGACCCGGTCCGACCTCGAAATATCGGACATTCAGCTGCACTTCGTCATCGCGATGCTCGACGATCACGGCCGCAAGAAGCACAAGGAGGCGGGCTTCTCATGCCATGTCTGCCTGTTGCGGCCGACGAGCCGCGGCAGCGTCTGGCTGAAAAGCGCCGATCCGCTCGCTGCCCCCATGATCGATCCGAACTTCTTAGGGGAAGCGGAGGATCTCGAGGCGATGGTCGCGGCCTTCAAGACGACGCGCCGGCTGATGGAGACGCCTGCGCTGCGCGCGCTGCAGAAGAAGGACATGTTCACGTCCGATGTGCGCACCGACGACGACATCCGCGCCATCCTGCGCGAACGCGTCGACACCGTCTATCACCCCGTCGGCACCTGCAAGATGGGCACGGATGCGATGGCCGTGGTCGATCCGACGCTGAAGGTGCACGGCGTGGAAGGCCTGCGCGTCGTCGACGCCTCGATCATGCCGACACTGATCGGCGGCAACACCAATGCGCCGACCATCATGATCGCCGAGAAGGCGGCGGATATGATCAAGGCGGAGATGCGGTAG
- a CDS encoding SDR family oxidoreductase, which yields MDLGIKGRRAIVCASSKGLGRACAISLAEAGVDVTLTARGADALKKTAEDIRKAYPGVKVTEIVGDITTPAGREAVLKACPEPDILINNAGGPPPGDFRNWTRDDWIKAIDANMLTPIELIKSTVDGMMARKFGRIVNITSAAVKAPIDILGLSNGARAGLTGFIAGLSRKTVINNVTINGLLPGPFETDRLTGTAKAEADKRGTTPEQILTERAKLNPAGRFGQPDEFGYACAFLCGAKAGFITGQNILLDGGAFPGTL from the coding sequence GTGGATCTTGGGATCAAAGGTCGCCGCGCCATCGTCTGCGCATCCAGCAAGGGCCTCGGCCGCGCTTGCGCCATCTCGCTGGCCGAAGCCGGCGTTGACGTCACGCTGACCGCGCGCGGCGCCGACGCGCTGAAGAAGACGGCCGAGGACATCCGCAAAGCCTATCCTGGTGTGAAGGTCACCGAGATCGTCGGCGACATCACGACGCCCGCGGGCCGTGAGGCCGTGCTCAAGGCCTGCCCCGAGCCTGATATCCTGATCAACAATGCCGGCGGCCCGCCGCCCGGCGATTTCCGCAACTGGACCCGCGACGACTGGATCAAGGCGATCGACGCCAACATGCTGACCCCGATCGAGCTGATCAAGTCGACGGTGGACGGCATGATGGCGCGCAAGTTCGGCCGAATCGTCAACATCACCTCGGCCGCGGTGAAGGCGCCGATCGACATTCTCGGCCTCTCCAACGGCGCGCGCGCCGGACTCACCGGCTTCATCGCCGGCCTGTCGCGCAAGACCGTCATCAACAACGTCACCATCAACGGCCTGCTGCCGGGTCCGTTCGAGACCGACCGTCTGACCGGCACCGCAAAGGCCGAGGCCGACAAGCGCGGCACGACGCCCGAGCAGATTCTCACTGAACGCGCCAAGCTCAACCCCGCCGGCCGCTTCGGCCAGCCCGACGAGTTCGGCTATGCCTGTGCCTTCCTCTGCGGCGCCAAGGCCGGCTTCATCACGGGGCAGAACATCCTGCTCGACGGTGGTGCGTTCCCGGGGACGCTCTGA
- a CDS encoding MBL fold metallo-hydrolase — protein MSLKYSVGDLTIHRIIEQETTFLPALELLPGLTPDVLAENRAWMKEAKALDDQDVLILCFQSYVIKTPHHTILVDSCIGNDKPRPRPIWNMKTDDTYMRGLAAAGIPVDDIDFVMCTHLHVDHVGWNTRQENGRWVPTFPKARYVFAKQEFDYWTEQNAKAPVPPFADSVLPVVEARRHELVTNDHQIGDHVRILPTPGHTPGHVAFTFGRGKDDAVFSGDLMHTPIQTLYPEMSVKFDVDQAAAATTRRSFLERYCDTDTLCCTAHFPSPSVGKIRRKGSGFVCAAV, from the coding sequence ATGAGCCTGAAATACTCGGTCGGCGATCTCACCATCCATCGCATCATCGAGCAGGAAACCACGTTCTTACCTGCGCTGGAGCTCTTGCCGGGGCTCACGCCGGACGTGCTCGCGGAAAACCGCGCGTGGATGAAAGAGGCGAAGGCGCTGGACGATCAGGACGTTCTCATCCTGTGCTTCCAGTCTTATGTGATCAAGACGCCGCATCACACCATTCTGGTCGACAGCTGCATCGGCAACGACAAGCCGCGGCCGCGACCGATATGGAACATGAAGACCGACGACACCTATATGCGCGGACTTGCCGCCGCCGGCATCCCAGTTGACGACATCGACTTCGTGATGTGCACGCATCTGCATGTCGATCATGTCGGCTGGAACACGCGGCAGGAGAACGGCCGCTGGGTGCCGACCTTCCCCAAGGCGCGCTACGTGTTCGCCAAGCAGGAATTCGACTATTGGACGGAGCAGAACGCAAAAGCCCCCGTTCCGCCCTTCGCCGACAGTGTGCTGCCGGTGGTCGAGGCCAGGCGCCACGAGCTCGTGACCAACGATCACCAGATCGGCGATCACGTCCGCATTCTGCCGACGCCAGGCCACACGCCGGGCCATGTCGCCTTCACTTTCGGCCGCGGCAAGGACGATGCCGTGTTCTCCGGCGACCTCATGCACACGCCGATCCAGACGCTGTATCCGGAGATGTCGGTGAAGTTCGACGTCGACCAGGCGGCGGCGGCAACGACGCGCCGCAGCTTCCTGGAGCGCTATTGCGACACCGACACGCTGTGCTGCACCGCGCATTTCCCCTCACCGTCGGTCGGGAAGATCAGGCGCAAGGGTAGCGGGTTCGTCTGCGCGGCGGTGTAG
- the mbfA gene encoding iron exporter MbfA, which produces MKNFADLSEREVLAVAISGEEEDSRIYMSFAEDLKERYPDSAKLFEQMAEEERGHRHMLLKMYEQRFGPHLPPIRREDVKGFLRRRPIWLTKNLSLDTIRKEVETMEFQAERFYVKASEQAQDVGVRRLLGDLAEAEKGHEHVAAKLTDQILKPDVRAEEDRTSRRMFVLQYVQPGLAGLMDGSVSTLAPLFAAAFATHQNWQTFLVGLAASIGAGISMGFAEALSDDGSLTGRGSPWLRGLTCGAMTTLGGLGHTLPYLVPDSWANAFWIATGIAGVVVFFELWAIAFIRSRYMDTPFLQAVFQIVLGGAIVLAVGILIGAA; this is translated from the coding sequence GTGAAGAATTTTGCCGATCTGTCCGAGCGCGAAGTCCTCGCCGTAGCGATCTCCGGCGAAGAGGAGGACAGCCGAATCTACATGAGCTTCGCCGAGGATCTCAAGGAACGCTATCCGGACTCGGCAAAGCTGTTCGAGCAGATGGCCGAGGAGGAACGCGGCCACCGCCACATGCTGCTGAAAATGTACGAGCAGCGCTTCGGTCCGCATCTGCCGCCGATCCGCCGCGAGGATGTGAAGGGGTTTCTGCGCCGCCGCCCGATCTGGCTGACGAAAAACCTTTCGCTCGACACCATCCGCAAGGAAGTCGAGACCATGGAGTTCCAGGCCGAGCGGTTCTACGTGAAGGCGTCCGAGCAGGCGCAGGACGTCGGCGTGCGCCGCCTGCTCGGCGACCTCGCTGAAGCCGAAAAGGGTCACGAACACGTTGCCGCCAAGCTGACCGACCAGATTCTCAAACCCGACGTGCGCGCCGAAGAGGATCGCACGAGCCGACGCATGTTCGTGCTGCAATATGTGCAGCCCGGCCTCGCCGGCCTGATGGACGGCTCGGTCTCGACCCTGGCGCCGCTGTTTGCGGCGGCCTTCGCCACGCATCAGAACTGGCAGACCTTTCTCGTTGGCCTCGCCGCCTCGATCGGCGCCGGCATCAGCATGGGATTTGCGGAAGCACTGTCGGACGACGGCTCGCTGACCGGCCGCGGCTCGCCCTGGCTGCGCGGCCTCACCTGCGGCGCGATGACGACGCTCGGCGGGCTCGGCCACACCCTGCCTTATCTCGTGCCCGACAGCTGGGCTAACGCGTTCTGGATCGCGACGGGAATCGCCGGTGTCGTCGTGTTCTTCGAATTGTGGGCAATCGCCTTCATCCGCTCGCGCTACATGGACACGCCGTTCCTGCAGGCGGTGTTTCAGATCGTGCTCGGCGGTGCCATCGTGCTGGCGGTCGGCATATTGATCGGGGCGGCGTAG
- a CDS encoding alpha/beta hydrolase, producing the protein MTTLPDIPLPAGIRSRTVDGINGLRMHVLEAGFETKGRPCILLLHGFPELAFSWRKVMPALAAAGYHVLAPDQRGYGRTTGWTADYDGDLTPFSLLNLVRDALALVSAFGYKQVDLAGHDFGSPVAAWCALIRPDVFRSVTLMSAPFGGAPPLPFGTVDSPAKPAIEDPVHRELAALPRPRKHYQWYYATRPANADMQHAPQGVHDFLRAYYHHKSADWTGNKPTPLKSWSAGELAKLPSYYVMDLGETMAETVAKVMPSPAAIAANRWLPDSDLAYYSAEYARTGFQGGLQWYRYGTTGMLNNEMQLFAGRSIDVPSCFISGKQDWGTYQRPGAFEAMQGRGCTKMLGCHLVDGAGHWVQQEQPAEVSRLLLQFLHRTAVDKTH; encoded by the coding sequence ATGACGACACTCCCCGACATCCCCCTGCCCGCCGGTATCCGCTCTCGCACTGTTGACGGCATCAACGGCCTGCGCATGCATGTGCTGGAGGCGGGCTTCGAGACCAAGGGCCGCCCCTGCATCCTGCTGCTGCACGGTTTTCCGGAGCTCGCCTTCTCCTGGCGCAAGGTGATGCCGGCGCTCGCCGCTGCCGGCTATCACGTGCTCGCACCCGACCAGCGCGGCTATGGCCGCACCACCGGATGGACCGCCGATTACGACGGCGATCTCACGCCGTTTTCGCTGCTCAATCTGGTGCGCGACGCGCTCGCCCTGGTGTCGGCGTTCGGCTACAAGCAGGTCGATCTCGCCGGACATGATTTCGGCAGCCCGGTCGCTGCCTGGTGCGCGCTGATCCGGCCCGACGTGTTTCGTTCGGTGACGCTGATGAGTGCGCCGTTCGGCGGAGCGCCGCCGTTGCCCTTTGGCACGGTCGATAGTCCGGCGAAGCCTGCGATCGAAGATCCCGTGCATCGCGAACTCGCCGCGCTGCCGCGCCCGCGCAAACACTATCAATGGTACTACGCAACGCGTCCGGCCAACGCCGACATGCAGCACGCGCCGCAGGGCGTGCATGATTTTTTGCGCGCCTATTATCATCACAAGAGCGCGGACTGGACCGGCAACAAGCCAACTCCGCTGAAATCGTGGTCGGCGGGCGAGCTCGCAAAGCTGCCGAGCTATTACGTGATGGACCTCGGTGAGACCATGGCCGAGACGGTCGCGAAGGTGATGCCCTCGCCGGCCGCGATCGCCGCCAATCGATGGCTGCCGGACAGCGATCTCGCCTATTACAGTGCCGAATATGCCCGCACCGGATTCCAGGGCGGGCTGCAATGGTATCGCTACGGCACGACAGGCATGCTCAACAACGAGATGCAGCTGTTCGCTGGACGCAGCATCGACGTGCCCTCCTGCTTCATCTCGGGCAAGCAGGATTGGGGCACCTATCAGCGGCCCGGCGCGTTCGAAGCGATGCAGGGGCGCGGGTGCACCAAAATGCTCGGCTGCCATCTCGTCGATGGCGCCGGCCATTGGGTGCAGCAGGAACAGCCGGCCGAGGTCAGCCGGCTGCTGCTGCAATTTCTCCACCGCACCGCGGTAGATAAGACACACTGA
- a CDS encoding glutathione S-transferase family protein — MKLSFSQASPFARKVRIAAIELGLIDKIEFTPATVAPGTVNEDYSRITPLKKLPVLITNDGDVILDSYVIVEYLNEMAGGSLIPDYGPQRWKAKTNHSLINGMLDSMLLCRYEKMVRPQGLQWQAWLDDHWNRAWTGMARFENMPEVLNGPFDISQIGLVCVLGYADFRFADCGWRKAYPKLDAFHQKMLERPSVKISVPPAA; from the coding sequence ATGAAACTCTCCTTCTCCCAAGCTTCGCCCTTCGCCCGCAAGGTGCGCATCGCCGCGATCGAGCTCGGGCTGATCGACAAGATCGAATTCACGCCGGCGACCGTGGCGCCGGGCACGGTCAACGAAGACTATTCGCGCATCACGCCGCTGAAGAAGCTGCCGGTGCTGATCACCAATGACGGCGACGTGATTTTGGACTCCTACGTCATCGTCGAATATCTCAACGAGATGGCCGGCGGCAGCCTGATTCCGGATTACGGTCCGCAGCGCTGGAAGGCCAAGACCAATCACTCCCTGATCAACGGCATGCTCGATTCCATGCTGCTGTGCCGCTACGAGAAGATGGTGCGGCCGCAGGGCTTGCAATGGCAGGCGTGGTTGGACGACCACTGGAACCGGGCCTGGACCGGCATGGCGCGCTTCGAGAACATGCCCGAAGTCTTGAACGGCCCGTTCGACATCTCGCAGATCGGCCTCGTTTGCGTGCTCGGCTATGCCGACTTCCGCTTCGCCGATTGCGGCTGGCGCAAGGCCTATCCCAAGCTCGACGCCTTTCATCAGAAGATGCTGGAGCGGCCCTCGGTGAAGATCTCGGTGCCGCCGGCGGCATAA
- a CDS encoding MBL fold metallo-hydrolase produces MQWKVGRVKITKVVELETVGSTRFILPLASNDEIQKLPWLIPHFATEQGRLKMSIHSLVVETPTQRIVVDTGLGNNKQGRNVPTWNNRTTPFPEMMTQAGFAPDSIDTVLCTHLHVDHVGWNTKLVGGKWVPTFPKARYVFGRTEYEHWRDHSTEPDKQAVFNDSVKPIIDADRVDLIPSDHLLSEEISMIPTPGHSPGHMSILIQSDGEQGLLTGDVAHHPCQMAHLGWSSTADSNQAQSATTRAALFGRFADTPTLVIGGHFSAGHIKREGDAFRFEALQS; encoded by the coding sequence ATGCAGTGGAAGGTAGGCCGAGTCAAAATCACCAAGGTGGTGGAATTGGAGACAGTCGGCTCGACCCGCTTCATCCTGCCTTTGGCCAGCAACGACGAGATCCAGAAGCTGCCCTGGCTGATCCCGCATTTCGCCACCGAACAAGGCCGGCTGAAAATGTCGATCCATTCCCTGGTGGTGGAGACGCCGACGCAACGGATCGTGGTCGATACCGGACTCGGCAACAACAAGCAGGGCCGCAACGTGCCGACCTGGAACAACCGCACCACGCCATTCCCTGAGATGATGACGCAAGCCGGCTTCGCGCCCGACAGCATCGACACCGTGCTGTGCACACATCTTCATGTCGACCATGTCGGCTGGAACACAAAGCTCGTCGGCGGCAAATGGGTGCCGACCTTTCCCAAGGCGCGTTACGTGTTCGGCCGCACCGAATATGAGCATTGGCGCGACCATTCGACCGAGCCGGACAAGCAGGCCGTTTTTAACGATTCCGTGAAGCCGATCATCGATGCCGACCGCGTCGATCTGATCCCCAGCGATCACCTTCTGTCCGAGGAGATCAGCATGATCCCGACGCCCGGCCACAGCCCCGGTCATATGAGCATCCTCATCCAGTCGGACGGCGAGCAGGGCCTGCTGACCGGCGACGTCGCCCATCACCCCTGCCAGATGGCGCATCTCGGCTGGTCCTCGACCGCGGATTCCAATCAGGCGCAGTCGGCCACCACGCGGGCAGCGCTGTTCGGCCGCTTTGCCGATACGCCGACGCTGGTGATCGGCGGGCATTTTTCGGCCGGGCATATCAAGCGAGAGGGAGATGCGTTCAGGTTTGAGGCGCTGCAATCGTAG
- a CDS encoding fumarylacetoacetate hydrolase family protein, which yields MKLVRYGEKGAEKPGLIEKSGQLRDLSAHVQDLTGEAYSPESLKKLAAIDPASLPAVSGKPRFGAPVTGISKFVAIGLNYSDHAKETGAAIPTEPIIFMKANTSLCGANDAVEKPRGSTKLDWEVEIAAIIGTRAKYVSEADALNYVAGYCVCNDVSERNFQTERLGQWTKGKSHDTFGPVGPWLATKDEIKDVQNLSMWLDVNGQRRQTGSTKTMIFSMAKCISYVSQFMTLLPGDIVTTGTPPGVGLGMKPPTFLNVGDVITLGIEGLGEQRQEIVAA from the coding sequence ATGAAGCTTGTTCGTTATGGCGAAAAGGGTGCGGAAAAGCCCGGCCTGATCGAGAAATCCGGCCAGTTGCGCGATTTGTCGGCGCATGTGCAGGACTTGACCGGCGAAGCCTATTCGCCGGAGTCCCTGAAGAAGCTCGCCGCCATCGATCCGGCGTCGCTGCCCGCCGTCTCCGGCAAGCCGCGCTTCGGCGCCCCCGTCACCGGCATCTCGAAATTCGTCGCCATCGGCCTCAATTACAGCGACCACGCCAAGGAAACCGGCGCGGCGATCCCGACCGAGCCGATCATCTTCATGAAGGCCAATACCTCGCTGTGCGGCGCGAACGACGCGGTCGAAAAGCCGCGCGGCTCGACCAAGCTGGACTGGGAGGTCGAGATCGCCGCCATCATCGGCACCCGCGCCAAGTACGTCTCGGAAGCCGATGCGCTGAACTACGTCGCCGGCTATTGCGTCTGCAACGATGTCTCCGAGCGCAACTTCCAGACCGAGCGCCTGGGTCAATGGACCAAGGGCAAGTCGCACGACACCTTCGGCCCGGTCGGGCCGTGGCTCGCCACCAAGGACGAGATCAAGGACGTGCAGAACTTGTCGATGTGGCTCGACGTCAACGGTCAGCGCCGCCAGACCGGCTCGACCAAGACCATGATCTTCTCGATGGCCAAGTGCATCTCCTATGTCTCGCAGTTCATGACGCTGCTGCCGGGCGACATCGTCACCACCGGCACCCCGCCCGGCGTCGGCCTCGGCATGAAGCCGCCGACCTTCCTCAATGTCGGCGACGTCATCACGCTCGGCATCGAGGGCCTCGGCGAACAGCGCCAGGAGATCGTGGCGGCGTAA
- a CDS encoding coniferyl aldehyde dehydrogenase, with product MVARSRAEPAPDCAERLDRLARLRAVVAANEERFRQAISADFGHRSAVETNIAETMMVFSEIRHASKHLKSWMAPQRVATALQFLPARNRLIPQPLGIVGIIAPWNYPLQLTLAPAIGAIAAGNRVIIKPSELVPHFSALLREAVAETFDATELLVTGVEDEIAKGFASLPFDHLVFTGSTRAGRLVAEAAGRNLTPVTLELGGKSPAIIDVSADLDEAAERIAYGKLLNAGQTCIAPDYVLVPESALQAFAEKVRAQMRRMFGTDPANKDYTSIISDRHYARLEALVADAAQRGAKILQPAQADDPNWKAHRKFPPTLILGATEEMAAMQEEIFGPVLPVLGIRDSADAIAFINRRDRPLALYWFGRDRDARDEVLARTVSGGVTINDCLFHFAQTNQPMGGVGASGTGAYHGEWGFRTFSKLKPVFYRSKFNRLADLYPPYGGKIARLEKMMRFMS from the coding sequence ATGGTCGCGCGCTCGCGGGCCGAGCCGGCGCCTGATTGCGCCGAGCGGCTCGACCGGCTGGCGCGGCTGCGCGCCGTGGTCGCCGCCAATGAAGAGCGTTTTCGGCAGGCGATCTCAGCCGATTTCGGCCACCGCTCGGCGGTCGAGACCAATATCGCCGAGACGATGATGGTGTTCTCCGAGATCCGGCATGCGTCAAAGCACCTGAAGAGCTGGATGGCACCGCAGCGGGTGGCGACCGCGCTGCAATTCCTGCCCGCGCGCAACCGGTTGATCCCGCAGCCGCTCGGAATCGTCGGCATCATCGCGCCCTGGAATTATCCGCTGCAGCTGACGCTCGCGCCCGCGATCGGCGCCATCGCGGCCGGCAACCGCGTGATCATCAAGCCGAGCGAACTGGTGCCGCACTTCTCCGCGCTGCTGAGGGAGGCGGTCGCCGAGACGTTCGATGCCACGGAGCTGCTCGTCACCGGCGTCGAGGACGAGATCGCAAAGGGTTTTGCCAGCCTGCCGTTCGATCATCTCGTGTTCACCGGCTCGACGCGGGCCGGGCGGCTGGTCGCGGAGGCTGCGGGGCGCAATCTCACGCCTGTGACGCTCGAGCTCGGCGGCAAGTCGCCGGCGATCATCGATGTGTCAGCCGATCTCGACGAGGCGGCCGAGCGCATCGCCTACGGCAAGCTGCTCAATGCCGGGCAGACCTGCATCGCGCCGGACTATGTGCTGGTGCCGGAGAGCGCGTTGCAGGCCTTCGCCGAGAAGGTGCGCGCGCAGATGCGGCGGATGTTCGGCACCGATCCCGCCAACAAGGACTACACCTCGATCATTTCCGATCGGCATTATGCGCGGCTCGAAGCGCTGGTCGCAGATGCCGCGCAGCGCGGCGCGAAGATTTTGCAACCGGCGCAGGCGGACGATCCGAACTGGAAGGCGCATCGCAAATTCCCGCCGACGCTGATCCTTGGTGCGACCGAGGAGATGGCCGCGATGCAGGAGGAGATCTTTGGCCCGGTGCTGCCGGTGCTGGGCATTCGCGATTCCGCAGACGCGATCGCCTTCATCAATCGCCGCGACCGGCCGCTGGCGCTATACTGGTTCGGCAGGGACCGCGACGCGCGTGACGAGGTACTGGCGCGCACTGTCTCCGGCGGAGTCACGATCAACGACTGCCTGTTTCACTTCGCGCAAACGAACCAGCCGATGGGCGGCGTCGGCGCCTCCGGCACCGGTGCCTATCACGGCGAATGGGGTTTTAGGACGTTCAGCAAACTGAAGCCGGTATTTTATCGCTCCAAGTTCAACCGCCTCGCCGATCTCTATCCGCCCTATGGCGGCAAGATCGCGCGGCTGGAGAAGATGATGCGGTTCATGTCGTAG
- a CDS encoding CvpA family protein, which yields MNSFDLAVYAALAIAIGFGFRTGLLRSAMTILAYLLAAPIAVSLMPMVAPQIADNPNAPQLQNWIWFFGIFLVVGMLLGYIGRFVLDDTIRETGIGDRLGGAALGAIRVGLVATTLVLVFDQIVPANHQPPFLAGSHLRPLFSAVGQMGFRSLPPEAAAAIDRLKQERRI from the coding sequence ATGAACAGTTTCGATCTCGCCGTCTATGCCGCGCTCGCAATTGCCATCGGCTTCGGGTTCAGGACCGGCCTGCTGCGCAGCGCCATGACCATCCTCGCTTATCTCCTCGCCGCGCCGATCGCTGTCTCGCTGATGCCGATGGTCGCGCCGCAGATCGCCGACAACCCGAATGCGCCGCAGCTTCAGAACTGGATCTGGTTCTTCGGCATCTTCCTGGTGGTCGGCATGTTGCTGGGGTATATTGGCCGCTTCGTGCTCGACGACACGATCCGCGAGACCGGGATCGGCGACCGCCTCGGCGGCGCCGCGCTCGGCGCCATCAGGGTCGGCCTCGTCGCCACCACGCTGGTGCTGGTGTTCGACCAGATCGTACCGGCCAATCATCAGCCGCCCTTCCTCGCCGGTTCGCATCTGCGGCCGCTGTTCTCGGCGGTCGGACAGATGGGCTTCAGGTCGCTGCCGCCGGAGGCGGCTGCGGCGATCGACCGCCTCAAGCAGGAGCGCCGCATCTGA
- a CDS encoding cytochrome b has translation MTARLHYGTPAKIFHWLIVALLAVQYPLGWLMPDLHRGMTPGAAMTFHVSIGISILVLTVLRLVWRLTHPVAPESSLPAWQRLSSEAVHWLLYALVLATTLSGWLFASFRGWSISFFYLVPLPMLASDNAAAGRTIDGLHQTMEWALLITIGIHIAAALAHILIYRDRVMQRMLPG, from the coding sequence ATGACCGCCCGGCTGCACTACGGCACGCCTGCAAAGATCTTCCATTGGCTCATCGTCGCGCTGCTTGCCGTGCAATATCCACTTGGTTGGCTGATGCCGGACCTCCATCGCGGCATGACGCCCGGCGCCGCCATGACCTTTCACGTGTCGATCGGGATTTCGATCCTGGTTCTGACTGTTCTTCGCCTGGTCTGGCGGCTAACCCATCCCGTGGCGCCGGAGAGCTCCCTGCCGGCTTGGCAGCGTTTGAGTTCGGAAGCCGTGCACTGGCTGCTCTATGCCCTGGTGCTTGCGACCACGCTGTCCGGCTGGCTGTTTGCGTCCTTCCGTGGATGGTCCATTTCGTTCTTCTACCTCGTACCGCTGCCGATGCTGGCGTCCGACAACGCCGCCGCGGGACGAACAATCGACGGCCTGCACCAGACCATGGAATGGGCGCTGCTGATCACCATCGGCATTCACATTGCGGCCGCGCTCGCGCACATCCTCATCTATCGTGATCGCGTGATGCAGCGGATGCTGCCTGGGTAG